In Geotalea uraniireducens, the genomic window CCGGATTATCATCCGCTGGCGAAGATTGCCAAGGACGTGGCGGCCGGGGGCGTGCTGGTTGCAGCGATCGGCGCCGCCGTAATGGGCTACCTGATCCTTTCGCAGTATATTTTTCCCGTTTACAAGGAACTGCTCGACATGATAGGAAGCCCGACGGAGATGGGAACGGTAGTGGCGCTCCTGATGGTGGTGATCGTGGTGGTGATCCTGAAATCCATCTCCGGCAAGGGAACACCGCTGGAGGGGGGCCTGCCGAGCGGTCACGCGGCGGTCGCCTTTTCGATCGCCACCATCGTGTCGCTGACAACCCGGGATCCGCTGATCTCGATCCTGACCATCTGTCTGGCGGTGATGGTAAGCCATTCGCGGCTGCTGCTCCGCATCCATTCCCCCCGGGAAGTGGTGCTTGGCGCCTTGACCGGCACGGCGATCACCATCGCCGTCATGTTGCTGTTCCGGCTGCTGAATTGACCAGACTATACCGGGGGCATCTGCCCGACGGAATAAAAAGCCGAAAAACATCAAGAGGGGGAAAGCCTTGGAAGAAGGCCCAGGTAGGAAAGGGAGCGGACTGATCGAAATGTTCAACCGGTTTCTCTCGGGAAGAAAACGGATCACCGAGGAGGAAATCCAGGAAATCATCGATGCCAGCGAAGAAGAAGGGCTGATCAACCAGGAAGAAAACGAGATGATCCGCTCCATCTTCGAGCTGCGCGATACCGTGGTCCGGGAGATCATGGTGCCGCGGACCGACATGGCCAGCGTGCCGGCCGATGCCTCTGTCGGCCAGGTGCTCAACACCATTATCGGCTGCGGGCATTCGCGCATTCCGGTCTACGACGGCACGGTCGACAATATCGTCGGCCTCATCTACGCCAAGGACCTGCTCAAGTACTGGGGGATCGGCGATGCGACGATCACCCTGCGCCGGATCATGCGCCCCCCCTATTTCATCCCGGAAACCAAGAATCTCGAGGAACTGCTCCAGGAGTTCAAGCGGAAACGGGTCCATATCGCCATCGTCATCGACGAATATGGTGGGACCTCCGGGCTGGTGACCATCGAGGACCTGCTCGAACAGATCGTCGGTGACATCCAGGACGAATACGATGTCGAAGAGGAGTGGCTCGTCGAGGAGACCGGCGGCTCGGTGGTGGTCGATGCCCGGTTGCCGATCGAGGAGTTGGAGGAGCACTTCGGCATCGAAATCGAGCGGGACAAGTTCGATACGGTGGCCGGGCTGATTTTTCATCTCACCGGCAGGATTCCGCAGATCGGCGAAGAGATCGAGAGCGAGGAGCTGCGGATGACCGTGCTGGAGGCTAGCGAGCGGACCATCAAGAAAGTGCGGATCGTCCGCCGGTCGCCGGCCGCCGAGGAGGCTGAAGCGTAGTGGATTACCAGCGGTTTCGGATGCCGGACTTTTCCGCCGTCCCGCGGCGGGACTACCTGCTGGCGGCGATCGCCGGCGGGCTCTTGGCGCTCTCCTTCCCCAGCCCCGGCTTTTCGGCCTTCGCCTGGGTGGCGTTTGTCCCGCTGCTGCTCGCCTGCGGCAAGAAGACGCCCCGACAGGCGTTCCGGCTCGGTCTGGTGACCGGACTCGTCGGTTACGGCGGCATTCTGTACTGGATCAACATCGTTGTCACCCTGTACGGCAAGCTTTCCTGGCCGATCAGCCTGTCGCTCTATGCGATGCTGGTGACCTATCTGGCACTTTATCCGGCGGCAATTGCCTGGCTGGTCCGGGCAGGGGAGGAGCGGGGGATTTCGCTGCTCGTCTCATTTCCGGTGCTGTGGGTTGGCCTTGAGTATCTGCGGGCCTTCGTCCTCACCGGCTTTCCGTGGGCCAGCCTCGGCTATTCCCAGTATCGTACCCTGCCGCTGATCCAGATCGCCGACATTACCGGCGTCTACGGGTTGAGCTTTCTCATCGCCCTGACAAATGTGGTGATTTACCGGATCATCCGGGGCTTTGCCGGGCGGGAACGACCTCCCTATCCGCTGAAGAGCGCGGCGCTGCTCGTCGTATTGCTGGTTGCCACGGTTGCCTACGGTTTCAACCGGCTGAATCGTCCCGAGACCGGCACCCCGTTCCGGGTCGCCCTGATACAGGGGGATATCGATCAGAACCTCAAGTGGGACCCGGCGTTCCAGGAGGCGACGGTCGCCATTTACGAGCGGCTGTCGCGCCAGGCCTGCGCAACGGGACCGACCGATTTGCTGGTCTGGCCCGAGAGTGCGGCGCCGTTTTATTTCCAGGACGACGAAAAGTATGCCGCCCGGATTCGCAACCTGGCCCGGGAACTGAAAACCTGTGCGGTGATCGGCAGCCCCGCCTACATCCGGGCAGACGGTGCCACCAAATATCTGAACAGCGCGTTTCTCCTGTCGCCGTGGGGAGATGTCCTGGGACGGAGCGACAAGATCCACCTCGTACCCTTCGGCGAATACGTGCCGATGGCCAAGCTGCTTCCCTTCGTCAACAAGATGGTCGCCGGCATCGGCGACTTTTCGCCGGGGGCGAAAGTTGCCTCGCTGGAGACCGGCAAGGGGCCGATCGGTATCCTGATCTGCTTCGAGGGGATCTTCCCCGAGCTGTCGCGGGCCTATGTCCGGGCCGGCAGCCGCTTGCTGGTCAATATCACCAACGACGCTTGGTTTGGCCGCTCGTCCGCGCCGTACCAGCACCTGTCGATGACGGTATTCCGAGCGGTGGAAAATCGCGTGCCGCTCGTCCGGGCCGCCAATACCGGCATAACCGCCATTGTCGACACCAAAGGGCATATTCGGGGGATGACCCATATTTTCGAGGAGGCGGTCCTGACCGGCGAGGTTAAGCTGGGAACCGACCGAACCTTCTATACCCGCCATGGCGACTGGTTTGCCGGGCTCTGCCTGGCGGCTTCCGGAGTCGTGGCCCTGCTGGCGTTCCGGAAGCGAAAAAGCCACTAGCAGCCGGGCGTTGCCGCGGCGCACCATTAACAACACTATGCAAGGAGTTGCCAATGTTTAGAGAAGAAGTTGCCCGGATCGACAATTTCGGGGAGAGAATCGCCAAGCTTCGGGGGTCTCTTTGACATAGATCGGAAACGGGAGGACATTCAGGAACTGGAGGCGAAGATCGCCGTTCCCGGTTTCTGGGACGATAACGAGGAGGCCCAGAAGGTCCTCCGGGAGAGGACCCGGCTGGAGAAGCTGGTGGAGCTTTGGGACCGGCTCGTCCGGGAGATGGAGGACGTCAAGACGCTGATCGAGCTCGGGGAGGAAGCGGGGGACGAGACGGTGGTCGCCGAGGTCCACGCGCTCAACGATGCCCTAGAGGAGAACCTGGCGAAGGCCGAGTTCCAGCGGATGCTGTCCGGGCCGCACGACAAGAATGCCTGTTTTTTCTCCATCAATGCCGGCGCCGGCGGGACGGAGGCCCAGGACTGGGCGGAGATGCTGCTCCGGATGTACCTCCGCTACTGTGAACGGAAGGGATGGAAAACCGAGATCACCGACTATC contains:
- a CDS encoding diacylglycerol kinase, yielding MPDSGAGCGNPGAGRAGAPEKPTRFIDSVNCAIEGILYASRTQRHMRRHFLAALVLLVAVLFLRVSALEFTLLAISVAFVLFAELMNTSIEVVVDLVSPDYHPLAKIAKDVAAGGVLVAAIGAAVMGYLILSQYIFPVYKELLDMIGSPTEMGTVVALLMVVIVVVILKSISGKGTPLEGGLPSGHAAVAFSIATIVSLTTRDPLISILTICLAVMVSHSRLLLRIHSPREVVLGALTGTAITIAVMLLFRLLN
- a CDS encoding hemolysin family protein; amino-acid sequence: MEEGPGRKGSGLIEMFNRFLSGRKRITEEEIQEIIDASEEEGLINQEENEMIRSIFELRDTVVREIMVPRTDMASVPADASVGQVLNTIIGCGHSRIPVYDGTVDNIVGLIYAKDLLKYWGIGDATITLRRIMRPPYFIPETKNLEELLQEFKRKRVHIAIVIDEYGGTSGLVTIEDLLEQIVGDIQDEYDVEEEWLVEETGGSVVVDARLPIEELEEHFGIEIERDKFDTVAGLIFHLTGRIPQIGEEIESEELRMTVLEASERTIKKVRIVRRSPAAEEAEA
- the lnt gene encoding apolipoprotein N-acyltransferase; its protein translation is MDYQRFRMPDFSAVPRRDYLLAAIAGGLLALSFPSPGFSAFAWVAFVPLLLACGKKTPRQAFRLGLVTGLVGYGGILYWINIVVTLYGKLSWPISLSLYAMLVTYLALYPAAIAWLVRAGEERGISLLVSFPVLWVGLEYLRAFVLTGFPWASLGYSQYRTLPLIQIADITGVYGLSFLIALTNVVIYRIIRGFAGRERPPYPLKSAALLVVLLVATVAYGFNRLNRPETGTPFRVALIQGDIDQNLKWDPAFQEATVAIYERLSRQACATGPTDLLVWPESAAPFYFQDDEKYAARIRNLARELKTCAVIGSPAYIRADGATKYLNSAFLLSPWGDVLGRSDKIHLVPFGEYVPMAKLLPFVNKMVAGIGDFSPGAKVASLETGKGPIGILICFEGIFPELSRAYVRAGSRLLVNITNDAWFGRSSAPYQHLSMTVFRAVENRVPLVRAANTGITAIVDTKGHIRGMTHIFEEAVLTGEVKLGTDRTFYTRHGDWFAGLCLAASGVVALLAFRKRKSH